One genomic window of Gracilinanus agilis isolate LMUSP501 unplaced genomic scaffold, AgileGrace unplaced_scaffold53619, whole genome shotgun sequence includes the following:
- the LOC123255881 gene encoding prenylated Rab acceptor protein 1-like: protein MAAGSDLFNPATEEEGPGPSAKMLLPKLLPAGSAGREWLEQRRASIRPWSTFLDQRRFSRPRNLGELCKRLVGNVEYYQSNYVFVFLGLVLYCLITSPMLLVALAVFFGACYILYLRTLQSKLVLFGEAAPLSPCLSLPPALGPQDSDALPFAKSLFLGPSSPNCPHPDLQLAPVALLPSQPENHRPERALGGAIKGL, encoded by the exons ATGGCGGCGGGAAGCGACTTGTTTAACCCCGCGACGGAGGAGGAGGGTCCCGGGCCCAGTGCCAA GATGCTGCTGCCCAAGCTGCTGCCCGCAGGCTCAGCCGGCCGGGAGTGGCTGGAGCAGCGCCGGGCCTCCATCCGGCCCTGGAGCACCTTCCTGGACCAGCGGCGCTTCTCTCGGCCTCGGAACCTGGGCGAACTGTGCAAACGTTTGGTGGGCAATGTGGAGTATTACCAAAGCAACTACGTCTTCGTCTTCCTGGGCCTCGTCCTGTACTGCCT GATCACGTCCCCCATGCTCTTGGTGGCCCTGGCCGTCTTCTTCGGAGCCTGTTACATCCTCTACCTTCGCACTCTGCAGTCCAAGCTGGTCCTCTTTGGTGAGGCTGCCCCCCTGTCCCCCTGCCTCAGCCTCCCCCCAGCACTTGGGCCCCAGGACTCCGATGCTCTTCCCTTTGCTAAATCTCTGTTCCTGGGCCCTTCCTCACCCAACTGCCCACACCCTGACCTCCAGCTGGCACCTGTGGCCCTGCTTCCCTCCCAGCCAGAGAATCACAGGCCTGAAAGGGCCCTGGGGGGGGCAATAAAAGGCCTCtga